From Coffea arabica cultivar ET-39 chromosome 10e, Coffea Arabica ET-39 HiFi, whole genome shotgun sequence, one genomic window encodes:
- the LOC113712275 gene encoding probable serine/threonine protein kinase IRE4 isoform X1, with protein sequence MAAEPNRNSLTETGIPTGLNRIKTRRVASSKDKERRSSRIEDSENLNADSPGSLRPYVKQKFGALVKGRVRINSPREGLKTKRRARWFTSHLSKDSDQVADDVPQQLECNDSQTGQVRTMMKHTTAKQSALEVTSNHKMHKGLKSFSHELGPKGGIPSVQPRARSFNDMKELLRSLHSRFDAAKEVVNTELDCFSKELMEILQDDSLSQEGHRMAEQLLILAQECTEMAASKFRTKCEEIVQDLTAKRQQCQAGLLKWLLTRMLFILTRCTRLLHFEKDAEPVDGKSLHKFQECLKSIPSIEVNWFVNQEMAGSESDYAINLKNDSKRNLQKRNHAYTLFRPSQHRFEAAVQQVDAMFPKDFTSIGQNLPSETSRVLPNVQEVDELGGRFSEKSTNRASINVSKEQENYMEDSNLVICRICEELVPITHLESHSYICAYADKCYLNSLDVNERLIRLAELLEQLVESRNLSIQATDESPEYSRMQLADSAVASEVYSPKVNEFRNRGMDGMFEDIHEMDTACIEDSQIASFINSKGYWGSKLNLYGPPSSTGSMTSASSTNTPRAGSFDLFWLDHNNPSELEDVKQMADLADIARCVAGTDLSDEGSNEFLLACMEDLQDVLQQSKLRALVVDTFGGRIENLLREKFLLACNLVDPKSDIQRPESAKMLLDNGSQSSTISTPSHPLHKERTSIDDFEIIKPISRGAFGKVYLARKRTTGDLFAIKVLKKMDMLRKNDIDRILAERNILITVRNPFVVRFFYSFTSTDHLYLVMEYLNGGDLYSLLQKVGCLEEDVARIYISELVLALEYLHSLGIVHRDLKPDNILIAHDGHIKLTDFGLSKIGLMNSTSDLSRCETKENNGSGDHGQNNPDTVDRCQRSAVGTPDYLAPEILLGTQHGYAADWWSVGIILFELITGFPPFTAELPEIIFDNILNRSIPWPSVPIEMSHEAQDLIDRFLDHDPDLRLGAKGASEVKAHPFFRGVDWDNLALQKAAFVPQPESMDDTSYFVSRYNSIGLQDDGDCSDTASDVSDLCSNSGHEKMDECGDLAEFDPSPLDLSSINFSFKNLSQLASINHDVLLQGGKDSSKCSSPSRNPEK encoded by the exons ATGGCGGCAGAGCCGAACCGGAACTCGTTGACGGAAACCGGAATTCCCACCGGCTTGAACCGGATTAAGACTCGGCGAGTGGCATCGTCGAAGGACAAGGAGAGGAGAAGCTCGAGAATTGAAGATTCTGAGAATTTGAACGCTGACTCTCCTGGCTCCTTGCGGCCTTATGTCAAGCAGAAGTTCGGAGCTCTGGTTAAAGGACGTGTGAGAATCAACAGTCCTCGAGAAG GACTGAAAACCAAGAGAAGAGCTAGGTGGTTTACTTCACATCTCTCTAAGGATTCTGATCAAGTGGCAGATGATGTGCCCCAACAGCTGGAG TGTAATGATTCTCAAACTGGACAGGTACGCACAATGATGAAGCATACAACTGCAAAACAATCTGCATTAGAAGTCACAAGCAACCATAAAATGCACAAAGGTCTGAAAAGTTTTTCACACGAATTAGGTCCAAAAGGTGGCATCCCATCTGTGCAGCCTCGTGCTCGAAGTTTCAATGATATGAAG GAGCTGCTCAGATCATTGCATTCAAGGTTCGATGCTGCCAAAGAAGTGGTCAACACAGAGCTTGACTGTTTCTCAAAGGAGTTAATGGAGATACTGCAGGATGATTCCTTGTCGCAGGAAGGTCATAGAATGGCAGAGCAACTTCTCATTCTTGCCCAAGAATGCACTGAAATGGCCGCCTCCAAGTTTCGAACCAAATGTGAAGAGATTGTCCAAGATTTGACTGCAAAGAGGCAGCAATGTCAAGCAGGATTGTTGAAATGGTTGTTGACACGCATGCTTTTCATATTGACAAGGTGCACAAGATTGTTGCATTTTGAGAAGGATGCTGAGCCAGTTGATGGAAAATCTCTCCACAAGTTCCAAGAATGTTTGAAAAGCATTCCTTCTATTGAAGTAAATTGGTTTGTCAATCAAGAGATGGCTGGTTCTGAGTCAGATTATGCTATAAACCTTAAGAATGATTCTAAAAGAAACCTTCAGAAGAGAAATCATGCGTATACTCTCTTTCGACCTTCCCAGCACAGGTTTGAAGCAGCTGTTCAACAGGTTGATGCAATGTTTCCAAAAGATTTCACGAGCATTGGACAAAATTTACCTTCTGAGACCTCCCGTGTCCTTCCCAATGTCCAAGAAGTGGATGAATTGGGTGGCAGATTTAGTGAAAAATCAACTAACAGAGCTAGCATTAACGTGTCTAAGGAGCAGGAAAATTATATGGAGGATTCTAATCTAGTAATATGCAGGATATGTGAGGAACTCGTTCCTATTACTCATCTGGAGTCTCATTCATATATATGTGCCTATGCAGACAAATGTTATCTGAATTCTTTAGATGTAAATGAGCGTCTTATAAGACTTGCAGAGCTACTGGAACAGCTAGTAGAGTCTCGTAATCTCAGCATTCAAGCTACAGATGAGAGCCCTGAATATTCAAGGATGCAATTAGCAGATTCTGCAGTAGCATCTGAAGTTTATTCGCCTAAGGTAAATGAATTCCGGAATAGGGGGATGGATGGGATGTTTGAGGATATTCATGAGATGGACACTGCCTGTATAGAAGATTCCCAAATCGCAAGTTTTATTAACTCCAAAGGCTACTGGGGCAGCAAGCTCAATCTTTATGGTCCACCTTCTTCAACTGGGAGCATGACATCAGCCTCATCAACAAATACTCCTAGGGCTGGAAGTTTTGACCTATTCTGGCTAGATCACAATAATCCATCTGAGTTGGAGGATGTAAAACAG ATGGCTGACCTTGCGGACATTGCTCGCTGTGTGGCAGGCACTGATCTTTCAGATGAAGGATCCAATGAATTTCTACTTGCTTGCATGGAAGATTTGCAGGATGTACTGCAACAGAGCAAGCTCAGAGCTCTTGTTGTAGATACGTTCGGTGGTCGAATAGAAAATCTTCTGCG AGAGAAATTTTTACTTGCTTGCAATCTGGTGGACCCAAAAAGTGATATTCAGCGTCCAGAAAGTGCCAAAATGCTGCTGGATAATGGATCTCAGAGTAGTACAATCTCTACACCTTCACATCCCTTGCATAAAGAACGAACaagtattgatgattttgaaatTATCAAGCCCATCAGTAGGGGTGCCTTTGGTAAAGTCTATCTGGCTCGAAAGCGAACAACTGGGGATTTGTTTGCAATTAAG GTGCTCAAGAAAATGGACATGTTGCGGAAGAATGATATTGACCGTATTTTGGCAGAGCGAAACATCTTGATAACTGTCCGGAATCCTTTTGTG GTTCGGTTCTTCTATTCATTTACCAGTACGGACCATCTTTACTTGGTAATGGAATACCTAAATGGTGGAGATTTGTACTCTTTGCTTCAGAAAGTTGGTTGCCTTGAAGAAGATGTGGCTCGTATATATATTTCAGAATTG GTCCTTGCATTGGAATACCTTCATTCTCTGGGAATTGTGCATCGTGATCTGAAACCAGACAACATATTAATTGCACATGATGGGCATATCAAG CTTACAGATTTTGGGCTGTCAAAGATTGGTCTTATGAACAGTACAAGTGATTTATCAAGATGTGAGACAAAGGAAAATAATGGTTCGGGTGATCATGGTCAGAACAATCCAGATACTGTTGATAGATGTCAGCGATCAGCTGTTGGCACTCCAGACTACTTGGCACCTGAAATTCTTCTTGGAACACAACATG GTTATGCGGCAGACTGGTGGTCTGTTGGAATTATACTATTTGAACTCATTACAGGATTTCCACCGTTCACTGCTGAACTTCCAGAG ATAATCTTTGACAATATACTAAACAGGAGCATTCCTTGGCCTTCTGTTCCTATTGAGATGTCCCATGAAGCCCAAGACTTGATTGACAG GTTTCTTGACCATGACCCAGATCTGCGGCTTGGAGCAAAGGGAGCATCAGAG GTCAAAGCACATCCCTTTTTCAGGGGAGTTGACTGGGACAATCTAGCTTTACAAAAG GCTGCCTTTGTACCACAACCTGAAAGTATGGATGACACAAGCTATTTTGTCTCCCGGTATAATTCGATTGGATTACAGGATGATGGGGATTGTAGTGATACTGCTTCTGATGTTTCTGATTTGTGCTCAAATTCTGGGCATGAG AAGATGGACGAATGTGGTGATCTTGCAGAGTTCGATCCTTCTCCTCTTGATCTTTCTTCGattaatttttccttcaag AATTTGTCGCAGCTGGCATCCATCAATCATGATGTGCTGTTACAGGGAGGAAAGGACTCGTCAAAGTGCTCTTCGCCAAGCAGAAATCCAGAAAAATAG
- the LOC113712275 gene encoding probable serine/threonine protein kinase IRE4 isoform X2, producing the protein MAAEPNRNSLTETGIPTGLNRIKTRRVASSKDKERRSSRIEDSENLNADSPGSLRPYVKQKFGALVKGRVRINSPREGLKTKRRARWFTSHLSKDSDQVADDVPQQLEVRTMMKHTTAKQSALEVTSNHKMHKGLKSFSHELGPKGGIPSVQPRARSFNDMKELLRSLHSRFDAAKEVVNTELDCFSKELMEILQDDSLSQEGHRMAEQLLILAQECTEMAASKFRTKCEEIVQDLTAKRQQCQAGLLKWLLTRMLFILTRCTRLLHFEKDAEPVDGKSLHKFQECLKSIPSIEVNWFVNQEMAGSESDYAINLKNDSKRNLQKRNHAYTLFRPSQHRFEAAVQQVDAMFPKDFTSIGQNLPSETSRVLPNVQEVDELGGRFSEKSTNRASINVSKEQENYMEDSNLVICRICEELVPITHLESHSYICAYADKCYLNSLDVNERLIRLAELLEQLVESRNLSIQATDESPEYSRMQLADSAVASEVYSPKVNEFRNRGMDGMFEDIHEMDTACIEDSQIASFINSKGYWGSKLNLYGPPSSTGSMTSASSTNTPRAGSFDLFWLDHNNPSELEDVKQMADLADIARCVAGTDLSDEGSNEFLLACMEDLQDVLQQSKLRALVVDTFGGRIENLLREKFLLACNLVDPKSDIQRPESAKMLLDNGSQSSTISTPSHPLHKERTSIDDFEIIKPISRGAFGKVYLARKRTTGDLFAIKVLKKMDMLRKNDIDRILAERNILITVRNPFVVRFFYSFTSTDHLYLVMEYLNGGDLYSLLQKVGCLEEDVARIYISELVLALEYLHSLGIVHRDLKPDNILIAHDGHIKLTDFGLSKIGLMNSTSDLSRCETKENNGSGDHGQNNPDTVDRCQRSAVGTPDYLAPEILLGTQHGYAADWWSVGIILFELITGFPPFTAELPEIIFDNILNRSIPWPSVPIEMSHEAQDLIDRFLDHDPDLRLGAKGASEVKAHPFFRGVDWDNLALQKAAFVPQPESMDDTSYFVSRYNSIGLQDDGDCSDTASDVSDLCSNSGHEKMDECGDLAEFDPSPLDLSSINFSFKNLSQLASINHDVLLQGGKDSSKCSSPSRNPEK; encoded by the exons ATGGCGGCAGAGCCGAACCGGAACTCGTTGACGGAAACCGGAATTCCCACCGGCTTGAACCGGATTAAGACTCGGCGAGTGGCATCGTCGAAGGACAAGGAGAGGAGAAGCTCGAGAATTGAAGATTCTGAGAATTTGAACGCTGACTCTCCTGGCTCCTTGCGGCCTTATGTCAAGCAGAAGTTCGGAGCTCTGGTTAAAGGACGTGTGAGAATCAACAGTCCTCGAGAAG GACTGAAAACCAAGAGAAGAGCTAGGTGGTTTACTTCACATCTCTCTAAGGATTCTGATCAAGTGGCAGATGATGTGCCCCAACAGCTGGAG GTACGCACAATGATGAAGCATACAACTGCAAAACAATCTGCATTAGAAGTCACAAGCAACCATAAAATGCACAAAGGTCTGAAAAGTTTTTCACACGAATTAGGTCCAAAAGGTGGCATCCCATCTGTGCAGCCTCGTGCTCGAAGTTTCAATGATATGAAG GAGCTGCTCAGATCATTGCATTCAAGGTTCGATGCTGCCAAAGAAGTGGTCAACACAGAGCTTGACTGTTTCTCAAAGGAGTTAATGGAGATACTGCAGGATGATTCCTTGTCGCAGGAAGGTCATAGAATGGCAGAGCAACTTCTCATTCTTGCCCAAGAATGCACTGAAATGGCCGCCTCCAAGTTTCGAACCAAATGTGAAGAGATTGTCCAAGATTTGACTGCAAAGAGGCAGCAATGTCAAGCAGGATTGTTGAAATGGTTGTTGACACGCATGCTTTTCATATTGACAAGGTGCACAAGATTGTTGCATTTTGAGAAGGATGCTGAGCCAGTTGATGGAAAATCTCTCCACAAGTTCCAAGAATGTTTGAAAAGCATTCCTTCTATTGAAGTAAATTGGTTTGTCAATCAAGAGATGGCTGGTTCTGAGTCAGATTATGCTATAAACCTTAAGAATGATTCTAAAAGAAACCTTCAGAAGAGAAATCATGCGTATACTCTCTTTCGACCTTCCCAGCACAGGTTTGAAGCAGCTGTTCAACAGGTTGATGCAATGTTTCCAAAAGATTTCACGAGCATTGGACAAAATTTACCTTCTGAGACCTCCCGTGTCCTTCCCAATGTCCAAGAAGTGGATGAATTGGGTGGCAGATTTAGTGAAAAATCAACTAACAGAGCTAGCATTAACGTGTCTAAGGAGCAGGAAAATTATATGGAGGATTCTAATCTAGTAATATGCAGGATATGTGAGGAACTCGTTCCTATTACTCATCTGGAGTCTCATTCATATATATGTGCCTATGCAGACAAATGTTATCTGAATTCTTTAGATGTAAATGAGCGTCTTATAAGACTTGCAGAGCTACTGGAACAGCTAGTAGAGTCTCGTAATCTCAGCATTCAAGCTACAGATGAGAGCCCTGAATATTCAAGGATGCAATTAGCAGATTCTGCAGTAGCATCTGAAGTTTATTCGCCTAAGGTAAATGAATTCCGGAATAGGGGGATGGATGGGATGTTTGAGGATATTCATGAGATGGACACTGCCTGTATAGAAGATTCCCAAATCGCAAGTTTTATTAACTCCAAAGGCTACTGGGGCAGCAAGCTCAATCTTTATGGTCCACCTTCTTCAACTGGGAGCATGACATCAGCCTCATCAACAAATACTCCTAGGGCTGGAAGTTTTGACCTATTCTGGCTAGATCACAATAATCCATCTGAGTTGGAGGATGTAAAACAG ATGGCTGACCTTGCGGACATTGCTCGCTGTGTGGCAGGCACTGATCTTTCAGATGAAGGATCCAATGAATTTCTACTTGCTTGCATGGAAGATTTGCAGGATGTACTGCAACAGAGCAAGCTCAGAGCTCTTGTTGTAGATACGTTCGGTGGTCGAATAGAAAATCTTCTGCG AGAGAAATTTTTACTTGCTTGCAATCTGGTGGACCCAAAAAGTGATATTCAGCGTCCAGAAAGTGCCAAAATGCTGCTGGATAATGGATCTCAGAGTAGTACAATCTCTACACCTTCACATCCCTTGCATAAAGAACGAACaagtattgatgattttgaaatTATCAAGCCCATCAGTAGGGGTGCCTTTGGTAAAGTCTATCTGGCTCGAAAGCGAACAACTGGGGATTTGTTTGCAATTAAG GTGCTCAAGAAAATGGACATGTTGCGGAAGAATGATATTGACCGTATTTTGGCAGAGCGAAACATCTTGATAACTGTCCGGAATCCTTTTGTG GTTCGGTTCTTCTATTCATTTACCAGTACGGACCATCTTTACTTGGTAATGGAATACCTAAATGGTGGAGATTTGTACTCTTTGCTTCAGAAAGTTGGTTGCCTTGAAGAAGATGTGGCTCGTATATATATTTCAGAATTG GTCCTTGCATTGGAATACCTTCATTCTCTGGGAATTGTGCATCGTGATCTGAAACCAGACAACATATTAATTGCACATGATGGGCATATCAAG CTTACAGATTTTGGGCTGTCAAAGATTGGTCTTATGAACAGTACAAGTGATTTATCAAGATGTGAGACAAAGGAAAATAATGGTTCGGGTGATCATGGTCAGAACAATCCAGATACTGTTGATAGATGTCAGCGATCAGCTGTTGGCACTCCAGACTACTTGGCACCTGAAATTCTTCTTGGAACACAACATG GTTATGCGGCAGACTGGTGGTCTGTTGGAATTATACTATTTGAACTCATTACAGGATTTCCACCGTTCACTGCTGAACTTCCAGAG ATAATCTTTGACAATATACTAAACAGGAGCATTCCTTGGCCTTCTGTTCCTATTGAGATGTCCCATGAAGCCCAAGACTTGATTGACAG GTTTCTTGACCATGACCCAGATCTGCGGCTTGGAGCAAAGGGAGCATCAGAG GTCAAAGCACATCCCTTTTTCAGGGGAGTTGACTGGGACAATCTAGCTTTACAAAAG GCTGCCTTTGTACCACAACCTGAAAGTATGGATGACACAAGCTATTTTGTCTCCCGGTATAATTCGATTGGATTACAGGATGATGGGGATTGTAGTGATACTGCTTCTGATGTTTCTGATTTGTGCTCAAATTCTGGGCATGAG AAGATGGACGAATGTGGTGATCTTGCAGAGTTCGATCCTTCTCCTCTTGATCTTTCTTCGattaatttttccttcaag AATTTGTCGCAGCTGGCATCCATCAATCATGATGTGCTGTTACAGGGAGGAAAGGACTCGTCAAAGTGCTCTTCGCCAAGCAGAAATCCAGAAAAATAG
- the LOC113712275 gene encoding probable serine/threonine protein kinase IRE4 isoform X3, with protein MAAEPNRNSLTETGIPTGLNRIKTRRVASSKDKERRSSRIEDSENLNADSPGSLRPYVKQKFGALVKGRVRINSPREGLKTKRRARWFTSHLSKDSDQVADDVPQQLECNDSQTGQVRTMMKHTTAKQSALEVTSNHKMHKGLKSFSHELGPKGGIPSVQPRARSFNDMKELLRSLHSRFDAAKEVVNTELDCFSKELMEILQDDSLSQEGHRMAEQLLILAQECTEMAASKFRTKCEEIVQDLTAKRQQCQAGLLKWLLTRMLFILTRCTRLLHFEKDAEPVDGKSLHKFQECLKSIPSIEVNWFVNQEMAGSESDYAINLKNDSKRNLQKRNHAYTLFRPSQHRFEAAVQQVDAMFPKDFTSIGQNLPSETSRVLPNVQEVDELGGRFSEKSTNRASINVSKEQENYMEDSNLVICRICEELVPITHLESHSYICAYADKCYLNSLDVNERLIRLAELLEQLVESRNLSIQATDESPEYSRMQLADSAVASEVYSPKVNEFRNRGMDGMFEDIHEMDTACIEDSQIASFINSKGYWGSKLNLYGPPSSTGSMTSASSTNTPRAGSFDLFWLDHNNPSELEDVKQMADLADIARCVAGTDLSDEGSNEFLLACMEDLQDVLQQSKLRALVVDTFGGRIENLLREKFLLACNLVDPKSDIQRPESAKMLLDNGSQSSTISTPSHPLHKERTSIDDFEIIKPISRGAFGKVYLARKRTTGDLFAIKVLKKMDMLRKNDIDRILAERNILITVRNPFVVRFFYSFTSTDHLYLVMEYLNGGDLYSLLQKVGCLEEDVARIYISELVLALEYLHSLGIVHRDLKPDNILIAHDGHIKLTDFGLSKIGLMNSTSDLSRCETKENNGSGDHGQNNPDTVDRCQRSAVGTPDYLAPEILLGTQHGYAADWWSVGIILFELITGFPPFTAELPEIIFDNILNRSIPWPSVPIEMSHEAQDLIDRFLDHDPDLRLGAKGASEVKAHPFFRGVDWDNLALQKAAFVPQPESMDDTSYFVSRYNSIGLQDDGDCSDTASDVSDLCSNSGHEGSTRVEWGTIICCVCESLDMQESAPCYLLFFRLSMKYGSGYIYACSKCR; from the exons ATGGCGGCAGAGCCGAACCGGAACTCGTTGACGGAAACCGGAATTCCCACCGGCTTGAACCGGATTAAGACTCGGCGAGTGGCATCGTCGAAGGACAAGGAGAGGAGAAGCTCGAGAATTGAAGATTCTGAGAATTTGAACGCTGACTCTCCTGGCTCCTTGCGGCCTTATGTCAAGCAGAAGTTCGGAGCTCTGGTTAAAGGACGTGTGAGAATCAACAGTCCTCGAGAAG GACTGAAAACCAAGAGAAGAGCTAGGTGGTTTACTTCACATCTCTCTAAGGATTCTGATCAAGTGGCAGATGATGTGCCCCAACAGCTGGAG TGTAATGATTCTCAAACTGGACAGGTACGCACAATGATGAAGCATACAACTGCAAAACAATCTGCATTAGAAGTCACAAGCAACCATAAAATGCACAAAGGTCTGAAAAGTTTTTCACACGAATTAGGTCCAAAAGGTGGCATCCCATCTGTGCAGCCTCGTGCTCGAAGTTTCAATGATATGAAG GAGCTGCTCAGATCATTGCATTCAAGGTTCGATGCTGCCAAAGAAGTGGTCAACACAGAGCTTGACTGTTTCTCAAAGGAGTTAATGGAGATACTGCAGGATGATTCCTTGTCGCAGGAAGGTCATAGAATGGCAGAGCAACTTCTCATTCTTGCCCAAGAATGCACTGAAATGGCCGCCTCCAAGTTTCGAACCAAATGTGAAGAGATTGTCCAAGATTTGACTGCAAAGAGGCAGCAATGTCAAGCAGGATTGTTGAAATGGTTGTTGACACGCATGCTTTTCATATTGACAAGGTGCACAAGATTGTTGCATTTTGAGAAGGATGCTGAGCCAGTTGATGGAAAATCTCTCCACAAGTTCCAAGAATGTTTGAAAAGCATTCCTTCTATTGAAGTAAATTGGTTTGTCAATCAAGAGATGGCTGGTTCTGAGTCAGATTATGCTATAAACCTTAAGAATGATTCTAAAAGAAACCTTCAGAAGAGAAATCATGCGTATACTCTCTTTCGACCTTCCCAGCACAGGTTTGAAGCAGCTGTTCAACAGGTTGATGCAATGTTTCCAAAAGATTTCACGAGCATTGGACAAAATTTACCTTCTGAGACCTCCCGTGTCCTTCCCAATGTCCAAGAAGTGGATGAATTGGGTGGCAGATTTAGTGAAAAATCAACTAACAGAGCTAGCATTAACGTGTCTAAGGAGCAGGAAAATTATATGGAGGATTCTAATCTAGTAATATGCAGGATATGTGAGGAACTCGTTCCTATTACTCATCTGGAGTCTCATTCATATATATGTGCCTATGCAGACAAATGTTATCTGAATTCTTTAGATGTAAATGAGCGTCTTATAAGACTTGCAGAGCTACTGGAACAGCTAGTAGAGTCTCGTAATCTCAGCATTCAAGCTACAGATGAGAGCCCTGAATATTCAAGGATGCAATTAGCAGATTCTGCAGTAGCATCTGAAGTTTATTCGCCTAAGGTAAATGAATTCCGGAATAGGGGGATGGATGGGATGTTTGAGGATATTCATGAGATGGACACTGCCTGTATAGAAGATTCCCAAATCGCAAGTTTTATTAACTCCAAAGGCTACTGGGGCAGCAAGCTCAATCTTTATGGTCCACCTTCTTCAACTGGGAGCATGACATCAGCCTCATCAACAAATACTCCTAGGGCTGGAAGTTTTGACCTATTCTGGCTAGATCACAATAATCCATCTGAGTTGGAGGATGTAAAACAG ATGGCTGACCTTGCGGACATTGCTCGCTGTGTGGCAGGCACTGATCTTTCAGATGAAGGATCCAATGAATTTCTACTTGCTTGCATGGAAGATTTGCAGGATGTACTGCAACAGAGCAAGCTCAGAGCTCTTGTTGTAGATACGTTCGGTGGTCGAATAGAAAATCTTCTGCG AGAGAAATTTTTACTTGCTTGCAATCTGGTGGACCCAAAAAGTGATATTCAGCGTCCAGAAAGTGCCAAAATGCTGCTGGATAATGGATCTCAGAGTAGTACAATCTCTACACCTTCACATCCCTTGCATAAAGAACGAACaagtattgatgattttgaaatTATCAAGCCCATCAGTAGGGGTGCCTTTGGTAAAGTCTATCTGGCTCGAAAGCGAACAACTGGGGATTTGTTTGCAATTAAG GTGCTCAAGAAAATGGACATGTTGCGGAAGAATGATATTGACCGTATTTTGGCAGAGCGAAACATCTTGATAACTGTCCGGAATCCTTTTGTG GTTCGGTTCTTCTATTCATTTACCAGTACGGACCATCTTTACTTGGTAATGGAATACCTAAATGGTGGAGATTTGTACTCTTTGCTTCAGAAAGTTGGTTGCCTTGAAGAAGATGTGGCTCGTATATATATTTCAGAATTG GTCCTTGCATTGGAATACCTTCATTCTCTGGGAATTGTGCATCGTGATCTGAAACCAGACAACATATTAATTGCACATGATGGGCATATCAAG CTTACAGATTTTGGGCTGTCAAAGATTGGTCTTATGAACAGTACAAGTGATTTATCAAGATGTGAGACAAAGGAAAATAATGGTTCGGGTGATCATGGTCAGAACAATCCAGATACTGTTGATAGATGTCAGCGATCAGCTGTTGGCACTCCAGACTACTTGGCACCTGAAATTCTTCTTGGAACACAACATG GTTATGCGGCAGACTGGTGGTCTGTTGGAATTATACTATTTGAACTCATTACAGGATTTCCACCGTTCACTGCTGAACTTCCAGAG ATAATCTTTGACAATATACTAAACAGGAGCATTCCTTGGCCTTCTGTTCCTATTGAGATGTCCCATGAAGCCCAAGACTTGATTGACAG GTTTCTTGACCATGACCCAGATCTGCGGCTTGGAGCAAAGGGAGCATCAGAG GTCAAAGCACATCCCTTTTTCAGGGGAGTTGACTGGGACAATCTAGCTTTACAAAAG GCTGCCTTTGTACCACAACCTGAAAGTATGGATGACACAAGCTATTTTGTCTCCCGGTATAATTCGATTGGATTACAGGATGATGGGGATTGTAGTGATACTGCTTCTGATGTTTCTGATTTGTGCTCAAATTCTGGGCATGAG GGATCAACAAGGGTGGAGTGGGGAACCATTATCTGTTGTGTGTGTGAATCGCTAGATATGCAAGAATCTGCTCCTTGTTACCTACTGTTTTTTCGTTTGTCCATGAAGTATGGCTCTGGTTACATTTATGCTTGTTCGAAGTGTAGATGA